Proteins from a genomic interval of Micromonospora sp. NBC_00389:
- a CDS encoding helix-turn-helix domain-containing protein, translating to MQTSGALHLRPWLEAIATIATVINRPVSLPEVLDLVSETAARLLGYDFCAVLIVDEEGNSLAITGTYGLSSSYIQQVNADHPVMLDPDDELQAPSSKAFLTGRSVQVVDTLADATFLPWGGVARQQGYRSLISVPVVSSGVPVGTLNCYKRVPHEYGADERDLLSLLADQAGVAIETTRLRDREAATIAELLAANTALAEQHELLRRGEAVHEQFTQVALRGGGVAGVAAALTEVLGTSVVVTEEPSGAELAAVKRDENPLVTQDTEAHSTPVMLGLDTVARIWVPRSVLPLPAIDVRALEHAATVCALEVLRARTALEVEWRLSGEVVTDLLTGNPAGLVTAAERAGRLGLDLTNPHAVIVVHGGTQRAGSARVLSVARSLVATAHPRALVSAIADDVVLLLPAKDQADALDRAGQLQRQLRRIGVGADTGVAVSPLCTTLADYPAAYRRARGAATIAQLRGQADTVASFESLGVHGLLLQLEDVSELRRFAAETLAPIRAHDATRGTALEQTLRAYVAHDLNTAATAAALFVHPNTVGLRIRKAEQLLGVSTAHVRSLAELQIALSADEVADALGTRGQDGGTVRG from the coding sequence ATGCAGACAAGCGGTGCCCTGCACCTGCGCCCCTGGCTCGAGGCGATCGCGACCATCGCCACCGTGATCAATCGACCGGTTTCGCTGCCAGAGGTGCTCGACCTCGTGTCCGAGACGGCGGCTCGCCTGCTTGGCTACGACTTCTGCGCCGTCTTGATCGTCGACGAGGAGGGCAATTCGCTGGCCATCACCGGCACTTACGGCCTCTCGTCGAGCTACATCCAGCAGGTCAACGCCGACCATCCGGTGATGCTGGACCCGGACGACGAGCTGCAGGCTCCCTCCAGCAAGGCGTTCCTCACCGGTAGGTCGGTGCAGGTGGTTGATACCCTGGCCGACGCGACCTTCCTCCCGTGGGGTGGGGTGGCGCGCCAGCAGGGCTACCGCTCGTTGATCTCGGTCCCCGTTGTGTCGTCGGGCGTGCCCGTCGGGACGCTCAACTGCTACAAGCGGGTTCCCCACGAGTACGGCGCCGACGAGCGGGATCTGCTCTCTCTGCTCGCCGACCAGGCTGGCGTCGCGATCGAGACGACCAGGCTGCGCGATCGCGAGGCCGCGACCATCGCCGAGCTGCTCGCGGCCAACACCGCTCTCGCCGAGCAGCACGAGTTGCTGCGTCGCGGGGAGGCGGTGCATGAGCAGTTCACCCAGGTCGCGCTCCGGGGCGGTGGCGTTGCGGGGGTCGCGGCGGCGCTGACCGAGGTGCTGGGTACATCGGTCGTGGTGACCGAGGAACCGTCTGGGGCCGAGCTGGCCGCGGTGAAGCGCGACGAGAACCCTCTCGTTACGCAAGACACGGAGGCGCACTCGACGCCGGTGATGCTCGGCCTGGACACGGTCGCTCGGATCTGGGTCCCCCGGTCCGTGCTGCCGCTGCCCGCCATCGACGTCCGCGCGCTCGAGCACGCCGCCACGGTCTGCGCCCTCGAGGTGCTGCGGGCCCGCACGGCACTCGAGGTCGAGTGGCGCCTGTCCGGCGAGGTGGTCACGGACCTGCTCACCGGGAACCCAGCCGGGTTGGTGACGGCCGCCGAGCGGGCGGGCCGGCTCGGTCTCGACCTGACGAACCCGCATGCCGTGATCGTGGTCCACGGCGGCACGCAGCGTGCCGGGTCCGCCCGCGTCCTGTCGGTCGCGAGGTCGCTGGTGGCCACCGCTCACCCCCGTGCGTTGGTCAGCGCGATCGCGGACGACGTCGTGTTGCTGTTGCCGGCGAAGGACCAGGCCGACGCCTTGGACCGCGCCGGTCAGCTCCAACGGCAGCTGCGCCGTATCGGCGTCGGGGCGGACACCGGGGTGGCAGTCTCGCCGCTCTGCACGACGCTTGCCGACTACCCCGCGGCCTACCGACGTGCCCGCGGTGCGGCGACGATCGCCCAGCTCCGTGGGCAGGCCGACACGGTCGCGAGCTTCGAGTCGCTGGGCGTGCACGGGCTGCTGCTGCAGCTCGAGGACGTCTCGGAGCTACGTCGCTTTGCCGCCGAGACGCTCGCCCCGATCCGCGCCCACGACGCTACGCGCGGGACTGCTCTCGAGCAGACGCTGCGCGCCTACGTCGCCCACGACCTCAACACCGCTGCCACTGCCGCAGCGCTGTTCGTGCACCCCAACACGGTCGGCCTGCGCATCCGCAAGGCCGAGCAGCTGCTGGGGGTGTCCACCGCGCACGTGCGGTCCCTCGCCGAACTCCAGATCGCGCTGAGTGCCGACGAGGTGGCCGACGCGCTCGGGACCCGTGGTCAGGACGGCGGCACGGTACGTGGCTGA